Proteins from a genomic interval of Pan paniscus chromosome Y, NHGRI_mPanPan1-v2.0_pri, whole genome shotgun sequence:
- the LOC129395713 gene encoding protein kish-A-like, with protein MSAIFNFQSLLTIILLLICTCVYIRSLAPSLVDRNETELLGIFWKCVRIGEWKIPYVAVCCIVMGFNILFIQ; from the coding sequence ATGTCTGCTATTTTCAATTTTCAGAGTCTACTGACCATAATCTTGCTGCTTATATGTACCTGTGTTTATATTCGATCATTGGCACCCAGCCTCGTGGACAGAAATGAAACTGAATTGTTGGGTATATTTTGGAAGTGTGTCAGAATTGGTGAATGGAAGATTCCTTATGTTGCAGTGTGCTGTATAGTAATGGGCTTCAACATTCTCTTCATACAGTAG